From the genome of Streptomyces sp. V1I1, one region includes:
- a CDS encoding response regulator transcription factor translates to MTRVLVVEDEESFSDALSYMLRKEGFEVAIATTGPEGLDEFERNGADLVLLDLMLPGLPGTEVCRQLRGRSNVPVIMVTAKDSEIDKVVGLEIGADDYVTKPFSSRELVARIRAVLRRRGEPEEVTPAALEAGPVRMDVDRHVVTVSGGKVDLPLKEFDLLEMLLRNAGRVLTRMQLIDRVWGADYVGDTKTLDVHVKRLRAKIEPDPGAPRYLVTVRGLGYKFEP, encoded by the coding sequence GTGACCCGAGTGCTCGTCGTCGAGGATGAGGAATCATTCAGCGACGCCCTGTCCTACATGCTCCGCAAGGAGGGCTTCGAGGTCGCCATCGCGACCACGGGGCCCGAGGGGCTCGACGAGTTCGAGCGCAATGGCGCCGACCTCGTTCTCCTCGACCTGATGCTGCCCGGGCTGCCGGGCACCGAGGTGTGCCGCCAGCTGCGCGGCCGCTCGAACGTCCCGGTCATCATGGTGACCGCCAAGGACAGCGAGATCGACAAGGTCGTCGGGCTGGAAATAGGAGCCGATGACTACGTCACCAAGCCCTTCTCCTCGCGGGAGCTGGTCGCCCGCATCCGCGCGGTCCTGCGCCGCCGCGGAGAGCCGGAGGAGGTCACCCCGGCGGCCCTGGAGGCCGGCCCGGTCCGGATGGACGTGGACCGCCACGTCGTCACGGTCTCGGGCGGGAAGGTCGATCTCCCACTGAAGGAGTTCGACCTGCTGGAGATGCTGCTGCGCAATGCGGGCCGGGTGCTGACCCGTATGCAGCTGATCGACCGCGTCTGGGGCGCGGACTACGTGGGCGACACCAAGACGCTGGACGTCCACGTCAAGCGCCTCCGAGCCAAGATCGAGCCGGACCCGGGTGCGCCGCGGTACCTGGTGACGGTGCGTGGTCTGGGCTACAAGTTCGAGCCGTAA
- a CDS encoding CarD family transcriptional regulator, whose amino-acid sequence MTFKVGDTVVYPHHGAALIEAIETRQIKGVDKTYLVLKVAQGDLTVRVPADNAEFVGVRDVVGQDGLDRVFEVLRAPYAEEPTNWSRRYKANLEKLASGDVIKVAEVVRDLWRRERERGLSAGEKRMLAKARQILVSELALAENTNEDKAEALLDEVLAS is encoded by the coding sequence ATGACGTTCAAGGTTGGCGACACCGTGGTCTATCCCCATCACGGGGCCGCGCTGATCGAGGCCATCGAAACTCGCCAGATCAAAGGCGTGGACAAGACCTACTTGGTGCTCAAGGTCGCCCAGGGCGACTTGACGGTTCGCGTGCCGGCGGACAATGCGGAGTTCGTAGGCGTACGCGATGTGGTCGGTCAGGACGGGCTCGACCGGGTCTTCGAGGTGCTGCGCGCACCGTATGCAGAAGAGCCGACGAACTGGTCCCGTCGCTACAAGGCAAATCTCGAGAAGCTCGCCTCCGGCGATGTCATCAAGGTCGCCGAAGTAGTGCGTGACCTGTGGCGTCGTGAGCGTGAGCGTGGGCTCTCCGCAGGTGAGAAGCGGATGCTCGCCAAGGCGCGCCAGATCCTGGTGAGCGAGCTCGCCCTCGCGGAGAACACCAACGAAGACAAGGCCGAGGCTCTGCTCGACGAGGTCCTCGCGTCCTGA
- a CDS encoding cell wall metabolism sensor histidine kinase WalK, whose amino-acid sequence MDVNAAVAAAAAIAGLCTGVIAMLAFRWSERDQARPTRTSLHTDAVLPPGVDTVLSVLRSSAVVLDESDSVVKASSAAYALGLVRGGKLAVEPMLHMARDTRRDGEIRQVELDLPRRGTGRGEALAVSARVAPLGSRLVLLLVEDLTEARRIEAVRRDFVANVSHELKTPVGALSLLSEAVMDASDDPEAVTRFAGRMQIEATRLTNLVQELIDLSRVQNDDPLEDAEPVRVDELVAEAIDRSRHPASTKQITMAVGGGGPGGSTADLRIWGNRGQLAAALGNLVENAVNYSPARTRVGVSARRVSAPGGDLIEIAVTDQGIGISEKDRERVFERFYRVDPARSRATGGTGLGLAIVKHVAASHGGEVTVWSSEGQGSTFTLRLPEAGAGRERSSNGPDRVDEDDDRPFDTDPNAEIPAPEVLP is encoded by the coding sequence ATGGACGTGAACGCGGCGGTCGCCGCAGCGGCAGCGATCGCCGGGTTGTGTACCGGTGTCATCGCCATGCTGGCGTTCCGCTGGAGCGAACGCGACCAGGCGAGACCCACTCGCACTTCCCTGCACACCGACGCCGTGCTGCCGCCCGGCGTCGACACGGTCCTGTCCGTGCTCCGCTCCTCCGCTGTCGTACTCGACGAGAGCGACTCCGTCGTCAAGGCCAGCTCCGCGGCGTACGCCCTCGGTCTGGTCCGCGGCGGGAAGCTCGCCGTCGAGCCGATGCTGCACATGGCCCGCGACACCCGTCGCGACGGCGAGATACGGCAGGTGGAACTGGACCTGCCCCGGCGCGGCACTGGCCGCGGCGAGGCCCTCGCCGTCTCCGCCCGGGTGGCCCCCCTCGGCTCCCGGCTCGTCCTTCTGCTGGTCGAGGACCTCACCGAGGCCCGCCGGATCGAAGCGGTACGGCGGGACTTCGTCGCGAACGTAAGCCATGAGCTCAAGACCCCGGTCGGTGCGCTCTCCCTGCTCTCCGAGGCGGTCATGGACGCCTCGGACGACCCCGAGGCGGTCACCCGTTTCGCTGGCCGGATGCAGATCGAGGCGACCCGGCTCACCAATCTCGTACAGGAGCTCATCGACCTCTCCCGGGTGCAGAACGACGACCCGCTGGAGGACGCCGAACCGGTACGCGTGGACGAACTGGTCGCCGAGGCCATCGACCGCTCCCGGCACCCCGCTTCCACCAAACAGATCACGATGGCCGTCGGGGGCGGAGGCCCTGGGGGATCCACCGCCGACCTGCGCATCTGGGGCAACCGCGGCCAGCTCGCCGCGGCACTCGGCAACCTGGTCGAGAACGCCGTCAACTACTCGCCGGCCCGCACCCGTGTCGGCGTATCCGCGCGCCGTGTCTCCGCGCCCGGTGGGGATCTCATCGAGATCGCCGTCACCGACCAGGGCATCGGCATCTCCGAGAAGGACCGTGAGCGGGTCTTCGAGCGGTTCTACCGCGTCGACCCCGCCCGCTCCCGGGCCACCGGAGGCACCGGCCTGGGCCTGGCCATCGTCAAGCATGTGGCCGCCTCGCACGGCGGGGAGGTCACTGTGTGGAGCTCCGAGGGCCAGGGCTCCACATTCACCCTGCGGCTGCCCGAAGCGGGCGCCGGCCGGGAACGCTCATCCAACGGACCGGATCGCGTCGACGAGGACGACGACCGGCCTTTCGACACCGATCCGAACGCCGAAATCCCTGCCCCGGAGGTCCTTCCGTGA
- a CDS encoding DUF461 domain-containing protein, whose protein sequence is MSRSLRRGALAATAVVFSIASLAACGAGNNAETLKVKPDNAATAVDTIEIQNATVITQPKVDAEGPAAVSATVFNNGSKQQTLDAITLPGSNTAVKLSPAQGSGPITVPAQGSVIIGGAGNASAVIENGQEVAKNAGGVQEAVFRFSETGDVKLQAFVVPATSFFASYGPSSLPKPPAQEGEPSGTPSTTPSGTPSPTATGQAGTPGNGESGEPGTPSDSSSASHDAGH, encoded by the coding sequence GTGAGCCGCAGCCTTCGACGCGGTGCCCTCGCCGCCACTGCCGTCGTGTTCTCGATCGCCTCGCTCGCCGCCTGCGGCGCGGGCAACAACGCGGAGACTCTCAAGGTCAAGCCGGACAATGCCGCGACGGCGGTCGACACCATCGAGATCCAGAACGCGACGGTGATCACTCAGCCGAAGGTGGACGCCGAAGGCCCTGCGGCCGTCTCCGCGACGGTCTTCAACAACGGCTCCAAGCAGCAGACGCTCGACGCGATCACGCTGCCGGGTTCGAACACCGCGGTGAAGCTGTCCCCGGCCCAGGGCTCGGGCCCGATCACCGTTCCGGCGCAGGGCTCGGTGATCATCGGCGGCGCGGGCAACGCGTCCGCGGTGATCGAGAACGGCCAGGAGGTGGCGAAGAACGCGGGCGGCGTGCAGGAGGCCGTCTTCCGCTTCAGCGAGACGGGCGACGTGAAGTTGCAGGCGTTCGTGGTGCCGGCGACGAGCTTCTTTGCGAGCTACGGCCCCAGCTCGCTGCCGAAGCCGCCGGCGCAGGAGGGCGAGCCCTCCGGCACCCCGTCCACGACGCCGTCCGGCACCCCCTCCCCGACGGCCACGGGCCAGGCGGGCACGCCGGGCAACGGCGAATCGGGCGAGCCGGGCACCCCGTCGGACTCGTCGTCGGCGTCCCACGACGCGGGCCACTGA